In bacterium, the following proteins share a genomic window:
- a CDS encoding FAD-dependent monooxygenase, translating into MADIKRILITGGGIAGLSLATALHRQGFAAELVERSKGWPAIGAGINLAANGVRALRALGVGEAVEQAGAVIRRWGFFDQQGEMLCDTDLEELWGEVGPCIGIERVKLHQALLAGAAEVPFRLGVAVVSVAQADGKVLVGFSDGSSGDYDLVVGADGIHSTVSAVTMREGSPVYAGHMVWRSISPTRPQGVTNMKVLMGDDRYFGVVPMGDGRTYGFGAVGGPRIDDPLPGRLERFRRRFEEFGGPVPEYLASMECDEQLHFGAIEWVDRLSWHNGRVVLIGDAAHAGPPHMGEGGCMAIEDAFVLAEALRSEQSIEEALDAYVARRRPRTDWVQQQSRAAAQAWILSPAVRNGAMRERGDQIMHDRFEPLKSLP; encoded by the coding sequence GTGGCGGACATCAAACGGATTCTGATCACCGGCGGAGGAATTGCCGGGCTTTCGCTGGCGACAGCCCTCCACCGTCAAGGCTTCGCCGCAGAGCTGGTTGAACGCAGCAAGGGGTGGCCCGCGATTGGAGCAGGCATCAATCTTGCTGCCAATGGGGTCCGAGCGCTTCGGGCTCTCGGCGTGGGCGAGGCCGTGGAGCAGGCCGGCGCGGTCATCCGGCGGTGGGGATTCTTTGACCAGCAGGGGGAGATGCTGTGCGACACCGACCTGGAAGAACTGTGGGGTGAGGTGGGTCCATGCATTGGCATCGAGCGCGTCAAGCTGCATCAAGCGCTTCTCGCCGGAGCCGCCGAAGTGCCTTTCCGACTGGGTGTCGCCGTCGTGTCCGTAGCACAAGCCGATGGGAAGGTCTTGGTGGGATTCAGTGACGGTTCCTCAGGAGATTACGACCTGGTTGTCGGCGCCGACGGAATTCACTCAACCGTGAGCGCTGTCACGATGAGAGAGGGCTCGCCAGTATATGCAGGACACATGGTATGGCGGAGTATTTCGCCGACCCGCCCGCAAGGGGTCACCAACATGAAGGTCCTCATGGGCGATGACCGCTATTTTGGAGTCGTTCCAATGGGGGACGGCCGCACGTACGGGTTTGGCGCCGTCGGCGGGCCGCGCATCGACGATCCGCTTCCGGGCCGGCTGGAACGCTTTCGGCGCCGCTTCGAGGAGTTTGGGGGGCCGGTGCCTGAGTATCTTGCCTCCATGGAATGCGACGAGCAGCTTCACTTCGGTGCCATCGAATGGGTAGACCGCCTCTCTTGGCACAACGGGCGGGTGGTGTTGATCGGTGACGCCGCCCACGCCGGCCCGCCGCACATGGGCGAGGGGGGGTGTATGGCCATCGAGGATGCATTCGTGCTGGCAGAGGCCCTCCGGTCGGAACAGAGCATTGAGGAGGCCCTGGACGCGTATGTGGCTAGGCGCAGACCTCGGACGGACTGGGTCCAGCAGCAGAGTCGTGCCGCGGCGCAAGCGTGGATTCTCTCACCTGCCGTCCGCAATGGCGCTATGCGTGAACGCGGAGACCAGATAATGCATGATAGGTTCGAACCGCTCAAGTCATTGCCGTAG